CGAGTAAGTCCGTTGTGAGTCGCGATACATCGCGTTATGGTGAGTCTCATGCCGCTCACTCCCGCCCCCATCGGGCGGAACGAAAAGTGCAAACCTAGGCTTTCCGAAGAATCCTCAACGACGTGGAGACCCATATGCCAGGCGCCATCTACGCCGAAGGCCTGGTGAAGACCTTCGGTGACGTAAAGGCTCTGGACGGCGTCGACCTCGACGTCCCACAGGGCACGGTCCTGGGCCTGCTCGGGCCGAACGGCGCGGGTAAGACCACCACGGTCCGCTGCCTCACCACCCTGCTGCGCCCCGACCGAGGCCGGGCCGTGGTCGCCGGCCTCGACGTGCTCAAACACCCCAACGAAGTGCGCCGCTCGATCGGCCTGTCCGGCCAGTTCGCGGCGGTCGACGAATACCTCACCGGCCGCGAGAACCTCCAGATGGTCGGCCAGCTCTACCAGATGAAGTCCGGCGCGGCGAAGGCCAGGGCCGGCGAGCTGCTCGACCAGTTCGACCTCGCGGACGCCGCCGACCGCACCGCCAAGACGTACTCCGGAGGCATGCGCCGCCGCCTCGACCTGGCCGCGGCGCTGGTCGTCTCACCGCCCGTGATGTTCATGGACGAGCCGACGACCGGCCTCGACCCGCGCAACCGCCAACTGCTGTGGGAGGTCATCAAGCGACTCGTCTCCGGCGGTACGACGCTGCTGCTGACCACCCAGTACCTCGAAGAGGCCGACCACCTCGCGCACGACATAGCGGTCGTCGACCACGGCCGCGTCATCGCCCGCGGCACCTCCGACCAGCTCAAGGCCCGCACCGGCGGCGAGCGGGTGGAGGTCGTGGTGCACAACCGCGAGCACATCACCACCGCCGCGGAGGTGCTGACCGGCTTCGGCAAGGGCGAGACGACGGTCGAGCAGCACACCCGCAAGCTCACCGTGCCCGTCTCCGGCGGCGCGAAGCTCCTCGCCGAGGTCATCCGCGAGCTCGACACCCGCGGCATAGAGATAGACGACATAGGCCTGCGCCGCCCGACCCTCGACGACGTCTTCCTGTCCCTGACAGGACACGTGGCCGAGGCGAAGGCCGACGAGAACGAAGAGATCGAAGAGAACGCAAAGGACCGACGCAACGGACCGAGCGAGAGGAAGACCGCCAAGTGAGTGCCATCACCGACGCCGTACGCGGCGCGGCGCCCAAGCCCGCCCACCCACTCGGCCAGTCCGTCCGCGACTCGCTGGTCGTTGCAAAGCGCAACTTGATTCGTATGTCCCGCATCCCGGAAATGGTCATTTTCGGTCTCATCCAGCCGATCATGTTCGTGGTGCTGTTCACCTACGTGTTCGGCGGCTCCATGCAGATCGGCGGCAGCACGAGCGCCACCGACTACACGAACTTCCTGATGGCCGGCATCTTCGCGCAGACCGTCACCTTCGCCACCGCCGGTGCCGGCGCGGGCATAGCCGACGACATGCACAAGGGCCTCATCGACCGGTTCCGCTCCCTGCCCATGGCGCGCGGCGCGGTGCTCACCGGCCGGACCCTCGCCGACCTCGTGCAGACGGCGCTCACCCTGCTGGTGCTGGCGGTCGTCGCCGTCCTGGTCGGCTGGCGGGTCGGCTCCGACGGCAACACCAACGCCGGACGGGTCCTGGCCGCCTTCGGCCTGCTGCTCCTGCTCGGGTACGCGTTCACCTGGATCGGCGCCCTGATAGGCCTGAGCGTCCGCACCCCCGAGGCGGCCACCTCCGGCGGGCTGATCTGGCTCTTCCCGGTGACGTTCATATCCAACGCGTTCGTCGACACCAGCAACATGACGCCCTGGCTGCGGCACATCGCCGAGTGGAACCCGTTCAGCGCCACCGTCCAGGCGTGCCGGGTGCTCTTCGCCAACCCCGGCCAGTCGACGTCCGACGCCTGGCCCATGCAGCACCCGGTGTGGGCCTCGCTGATCTACTCGGTGCTGATCGTCCTGATCTTCCGGACGCTGGCGGTCCGCAAGTACCGCTCGGCCACGGCATGACGAAACCCCCGGCGCTCTGGGGGCGCCGGGGGCTCGTCCGGAAGTCCGGAACAGGCAGTCCCAGGAACAGGCAGCCCAGGAACAGGAAGTCCGGGAGCATGAAGTCCGGGAAAGGGAACGTCCAGGAAGGAAGGGGGCTCAGCCGCTGTAGGGCACGGCCGTGAGGATGCGTACGGAGGCCTTCTTGCCGTTCGGCAGCTCGTACTCCGCGTCCTCACCCACCTTGTGACCGATCACGCCGGTGCCCAGGGGGGACTGCGGCGAGTAGGTCTCGACGTCGGAGCTCGCGTACTCGCGCGAGGCGAGCAGGAACGTCATGGTGTCGTCCTCGTCACCGTCGAAGGCGATCGTCACGACCATGCCGGGGGCCACTTCGCCGTCCGTGGAAACGGGGGCCTCGCCGACCTGGGCGTTCTCGAGAAGCTGGGTCAGCTGGCGCACACGGAGCTCCTGCTTGCCCTGCTCCTCCTTGGCCGCGTGGTACCCACCGTTCTCGCGCAGGTCCCCCTCCTCGCGCGCGGCCGCGATCTTGGCGGCGATCTCCGTGCGCGCAGGACCAGTAAGGTACTCAAGCTCGACCTTGAGCTTGTTGTACGCCTCCTGGGTCAGCCAGGTGACGGACTCGCTGGTCTGGGTCACAGGTGCTCCTCGTCGGTACCGGGAATACAAGGCATCGCCCTACCCAGAAGCATGTTCCTCAGGTGATGGGCGAAACCACGAGCCTAACAATTCAGTGGCCGAAGGGGGAGGACATAAGCCCTCAGAAATACGTCAACGCAGGTCAGCGTCTACGTATTGCGTCAGCCGGCGTGACAGCCGAGCAGCTCCGCCGTGGTGCCCCTCGCCGTCGTACGCAGCGTGACCACCTTGTCGATGCGCGTGTCCGCACCGGAGAAGCGGAAGTCCGCCCGGCCCACCTCGGCGCCGTC
The Streptomyces sp. NBC_01485 genome window above contains:
- a CDS encoding ABC transporter permease, which encodes MSAITDAVRGAAPKPAHPLGQSVRDSLVVAKRNLIRMSRIPEMVIFGLIQPIMFVVLFTYVFGGSMQIGGSTSATDYTNFLMAGIFAQTVTFATAGAGAGIADDMHKGLIDRFRSLPMARGAVLTGRTLADLVQTALTLLVLAVVAVLVGWRVGSDGNTNAGRVLAAFGLLLLLGYAFTWIGALIGLSVRTPEAATSGGLIWLFPVTFISNAFVDTSNMTPWLRHIAEWNPFSATVQACRVLFANPGQSTSDAWPMQHPVWASLIYSVLIVLIFRTLAVRKYRSATA
- the greA gene encoding transcription elongation factor GreA, which translates into the protein MTQTSESVTWLTQEAYNKLKVELEYLTGPARTEIAAKIAAAREEGDLRENGGYHAAKEEQGKQELRVRQLTQLLENAQVGEAPVSTDGEVAPGMVVTIAFDGDEDDTMTFLLASREYASSDVETYSPQSPLGTGVIGHKVGEDAEYELPNGKKASVRILTAVPYSG
- a CDS encoding ATP-binding cassette domain-containing protein, encoding MPGAIYAEGLVKTFGDVKALDGVDLDVPQGTVLGLLGPNGAGKTTTVRCLTTLLRPDRGRAVVAGLDVLKHPNEVRRSIGLSGQFAAVDEYLTGRENLQMVGQLYQMKSGAAKARAGELLDQFDLADAADRTAKTYSGGMRRRLDLAAALVVSPPVMFMDEPTTGLDPRNRQLLWEVIKRLVSGGTTLLLTTQYLEEADHLAHDIAVVDHGRVIARGTSDQLKARTGGERVEVVVHNREHITTAAEVLTGFGKGETTVEQHTRKLTVPVSGGAKLLAEVIRELDTRGIEIDDIGLRRPTLDDVFLSLTGHVAEAKADENEEIEENAKDRRNGPSERKTAK